The genomic segment ttaaatgtttctttgtctccaGGTTGCTGACGATGAGATCAGTGACAACAGTGCagagtgtgtggtgtgtttgtcgGACGTGCGAGACACACTCATCCTGCCGTGCAGACACCTGTGTCTCTGCAATGCCTGTGCAGACACGCTTCGCTACCAGGCCAACTGCTGCCCCATCTGCAGACTGCGTGAGTTTTTGACAGACTTTCTAGCCAAAATAAGACACCCATTGTTTGAAAAGTGGTAGCTGAACtattatgaaaataattagAACTAAGGAAAGCTAAGAAAGTTAGTCTATAATAACCTGGACTAAAAAGACATATATGATTTATTTGTCGACTCAGAGAGATTTTAAGGTGCTAAGCAGTAGAATTACTGATGTTTTGCATTTATAAAATGGATGAAAACCATCTCAGATGAAAGTTGCACATTTGCCCCCATGCAATATGTATTTTGAGTTTTATAGATGCTCAAGCTATGGAATGAGGGAATGTAATTGTAAAACAATAGCCACTGCAGGTGTTCTATTACTGCTGACTGACCACTGACGCAGAGGGAACTGGGTCTGAAATTTTACATCTGGGAAAAGCAAGTGTGAAATCGATGATTTTAATGGACACACAAAGATGatgtttaaatcttttttactatgacattgtttttcttacagcgttcagagctctgctgcagaTCCGAGCCATGAGGAAGAAACTCAGTCCTCTGTCACCTACCAGCTTTAACCCTGTCATCACTTCACAGACCTCAGACTCAGAGGAACACTCGGTgagacagcagaaaaaaaaaaaaaaaaaatatatatatatatatatatataaatgtcaGCACTATCAGCCCCAGTCATCTCACATCCccaatgttgttgtcattttgtatGCAGACATCAGAACACATCCCTCCAGGCTATGAAGCAGTGTCTCTCTTGGAGGCATTGAACGGACCCCTCAACAcctcagcagctcctcctgctctcccCTCTGGTCCCAGTCATGTCTCTGGAGCGCTGCCCCCATACAGCAGTGAACCTCATCCTGCACCTGCacgctccctctctcctctagACCACTCCAACTCTAGTCAGGGACTTAAACTCAAGAAGAGTGGTTCAAAGTAAGTCTGTCAGGCCTTTCCCAGCTTGTAAGCTTTAGTTCAGCTTTAGCTTCAGTTAGTATTTGTTACTGAAGATAGATAAAccaaataacacaataacatataaataacaaataacataaCGTGCAGAGAAGATCTTACAATGCTTCTCATCATAATTGCATTGTTCTtgctattatatatatatatatatatataataacatatattatcatgtattttatttgagtGTTTCCTTATGTATACATCAGAGCCAACCCTGTTATTTTGGTCTGAAGCTagtctgtgttgtttatttcaggTCACTTTCCCAGAATTCCTCTGTGCTtcctgaggaggaggatgagaagTCTTGTAGTGAATCAGACCCCTGTCGCCATAAACACACCGTGGACCAGCAGGAGGTGTGTGAGAAGTACACCTTAGTTCAGTTAAATGTCACATAGCTCCAAGGATTGTGGGTGTGTAcatgttagtttgtgtttttgtatgagGGATCATGTGCTGCtggttttgttgtcttgttgtcttgtagTCTGGAGCGACTCCAGACAGTGAGAACCTGACTCTCTCCTCATCTGGAGCCATCGACCAGTCTTCCTGTACAGGAACGCCTCTCTCTTCCACCATCGCCTCCCCTGAaggtacacacaaacatacatttgtctttttatatcTGGGAGGACGCTCACTGACAGACTTCTAACTCGAACCTTATCCATCACAGCTAAGTACATGCTGAACTCTAATTTGATGTTACACTTAAGTCTTAAACTTCACACACTGGGCGAATTGTCCTCACATTGCACAAATCTTCCCACTgcattgttaaaaatgtatcatTATGTGACCAggataaaggaaaaaaacaaaacctcacaACCAGTAATAATTTGACCATCAGTCCTCATTCAAGCAAGTTATGAGTTTTTGTCAATTTGTAAACTATTTGTTTCCACCACTACTGCCTCtgtctttattaaattaatctaAGATTAAGCATCAGTTGTGTTGATTTagcaattaacatttttatgtgatGCTTAGTATCTCAGAAATCTAACAAGAGCAAAACTGAAAGCAAAGAGCTCTAGGGGCAGCATGGAACAGTTTAACATTGTAACTTGTATCACCTCAGCATGTTTTATGGGAAAATCTCTTAGACAGCCTTTCTGagtaaaatagaaagagaggaCTATTATTACAGCTGGACTGAAAGGCTCAGTGGAATAGtaactttaaacatgtttgtcCTCTTCTACAAAGCCAACACTGTGGCCAGGCCCTTCATCTTGTGTTGCTGACTGAGGTTTGGGGTAAATCTGGATaaagtctttatgctaagctaggctaatcaTCTCCCATTGGTAGCACTATACTTGGTGCACAAACCTGGTGTCAGCCCTTTCATCTAACTCATCTAAAAGTGTATTCCTTGAAAAGGTTCTATTACTGTTCTAGAAATTCTTTCCATATGACAATATTATATATGGCTATATGACCCTACTGAATGTACGATATCTGAGTTTTTTGCTATTggtttagggttttttttttacaagatgGTGAAAATTGCCCCTAGAGCCAAAGGACAAAAAAACTCAGATCCCTGAGCCTGACCATGatgtatgtttctgtctgtctgccagaCCCAGTGAGCAGCAGCCTGGCCCAGTCAGTGATGTCCATGGCCTCATCCCACTCGCAGCACTCCCACATCAGCACTGACACCATGTCCTCCATGTCAGGGTCCTACCTGGCCGGAGCCGATGGCGAGCCTGGAGGAGATGATGTGGAAGGCGAGGCCCCCATAGAAAGCCAAGAACCGTTGCATCAGGATGGGGTGAACATAGATAAATATCCTGCAATTTAACATAAATGTGTTACTTCTTCATTGGACAGTCTgagtttgtctgtctttttcgTTCAGGGGTTTTCTAAGGAGCCGAAGGAACAAAACTATTCAGTTGCTGTAGAGGAGCAGGACTTAGAGGTAACAGTAATACAGTAATGTTTGTAGAACAGAATGTGATTAAtgctttaataaataatgtgttttataagGTTTCaaccttttttgtctttttttaagggAAACGATGTCACAGAAGAGGACTGCTCCTCCCCGTCTAATGGGAAAGGTAACTATGGTTGACCATGCCACCCCTACCTATCACTCCCCTTTGCATTTGTTGCTCTTGTGATAGAAATATTCGTTGTGCAAATGATATTGCTGtcatttaatgtttctgaatCATGGCTGCGTAATGACAACTATTTCAAAGTAAAGGGAAGGGGTCCTATGTCAGATATTGTCCTTTAGATGGGGCAGTCCATTTCAAAATGCATGTGATAATGGCTGAAACCACCACAACAAGCAGGATCTGCACTGGAGTGAATGGCTTCTCATACAGCATGTGTGCACtagaacatttttttactttggcAGTGACGGCTGCGCTTTTAAGATTAACTCAAGTAAGTATTGGAATGAAATCCTGACTAAAACCTGTAAATTAAGGATGCTCTGAATATACGTACATAATaatcatataaaatgttttctcagtCCACTTCTGATCCTATTATAGTCAAACACTCAAATCTCATCCTAACGACAGCCTATTTCATACTGAATATAATATCGATTGGAGCATCCTTTTAAAAAACTGGATTGCTGTGTGGTTTATACAAGGTTCTCCTGCACACCAGGCTTATGTCTTGCATTTGCTTGATTTAGACTTGAATATGAATGTTAGTGtgtacagtctgtgtgtttgttgtgtgccATTGACATGTTTTTGCGCACAAAGCTCGGCCATCCGCACTGCTACTCAATGCTGTTTATGTGCATGCCTGTGTGcgtttgtgggtgtgtgagagagagagggagagagcgcaGAAGAAAGTGTTATCGTAGATAGgactccctgtgtgtgtgtgtgtgtgtttgagttctgACACCTTGGGCTAGACTGAAACAATCTCTAAGTACATGTAAGTTACTGAATGACTTTTCAGCTCTTTAGGAGACTAGTGGACCTGTGCCTGACAAACTGTGAATATGCTCACGCACTGTAGGATGTATGTTTGCACGCACGTACGTGTGCATTTGCACTGATGCTGCCGGACACCTTCTGTATGTGcccctgtctgtgtctttgtgctgaGCTGCCTATCATGTACACACATGCTCTCCACAGGCATGAGGCTTGCACATTTTAATCATGTCAGTATTTATTCATTGTCAATATTAGGATAGGCTTGATGCTAATCCATAAagtttctgtttatatttttgtctcatttgtcagCTTACTCAAGTAATGACAAAATATACACCATCATCTAAAGATAATTTGCTCTAGCGTGTCATGTAAAACATCAGCAAACATCCTACCagctaaaaaatataaaaagttagGTGCTTTGCTAACAACAGTGAGGAATGATCTTACAGGAAAACATCATGTTATTCAAGACTCACAgatatttttatcatttcttattttgttaATGCTGTTTCAGCATGGCCAACctcacacctccacctctgacGACACTCCTCCTCTCCCTACCTCACTCCCTCACTCCGCCTGTCCCACTTCCCTCCCCTGCTGTGCCTGGCTGCTCTTGTTTGACCTTTGCCCTCGCTTGCAGGTGGGCGGACCAGGTGTCCAGAGTTGGCCAATAACAATCAGGGCGTCGCCCTCTGTGACACGCCCTCTTTGGGGTTGGATAATGAGCAGGCTCCCGACAGCCGATTCGCCGGTGAGTGGCAACCTCTAGAACATGGACCAATGAGAGCTGAGGACGGAGGGTGTGAGGGGAgatgagggaggagaggaaagaagtcAGAAGAATAATGGACACATTAGCTAGCCATGCTAACATACCAATGTACAGTAGAGCTAGAAAGATTCAAACATGTAGTAGCAGCTAGTGATTTAGAGGTGTCCTTGTTCTCTTCATTCCCACCCTTTGGTGTTGTAGTGCTTCATTTCTTATTCAGTACCAGTTAGCTGTGCACggtctccctcctctccctgttAGCTAAAGCCCTGGTGTATGGATGTGTATGTGAGAGTGCATCTTTGTTGGGTCTCTGACGAGTACTTTCTGCATGCTGTACTTTatgttttgtgtgaatgtggagGAGGGAAAGAATCGGGTCCATCTCAGAGTTGAAGTTCATGTTCAGCGTCTGCCAGCTCCAAGCCGCTTTGCCAAACATTTGCTACTCATCCTTAAACCCCTCCATCTTGCCCCATTCTCTGCTAATCCTCTTCCCTGCTTCTTACTTGTATCTGTGAAAAGAGCTAAAGGTGTCTATTTCATTCTTAATTTgaggttattattatttattatgtttgttcTTCTCACTACCACTTTTTACTCAGTTATGTTGTTTCTGTATAGCATCCTTAAAATAGATCTAAACCCACATTCATTATATCATTGTTTTAGTACTAACACACAGGAACCCACAATACCTTAGGTAtaacaggtttttttttaacatttataatgTACCTGTAAATCACTGATGTGAAGACAGAAGGTTTATTTAGCTTATAACTTATAAGGTTTAGTAATCCTGGCTTTGAACTTGCTTCACATCCTTTAGCTCTGCATCATTCTCAAAGCTTTCAGCCACCTGAACCCTGATCTTCCTTCAGTAGTTTGAACCTACATCATCTCTTTGGTGTTTTATGGTGGGTGTTgtgacatgttttctctttgtgtcgTAAAAGTGTTCTattatctctctttctttcgTTTTTTCCCTCTCATTCTTCACCTATCGTGTCCCTGGaccttttccttctttttcttcctcctctctcttgatatcctctgtttcttttccttctttcgCCTTCTTTCGGATGGACAGATGAGGAGTCATGCCCAGTGCACATTGAGGACTAGGTATGGAGTTAAAGGTTAGATAGGAGACATCCGTTTGCTGTGTCCTACTTATATATGCAGCATAACAAATCTGTCTTTGGTTAATCACTCATTTTAGCTGATCAGCATGATTCAGGGattgttatatataaatatgatataGAAAGTAAGAGTCTGCACAATTAAACTCTTTTCCAGACATATGcacgatatatatatatatatatatatatatatatatatatatatatatatatatatatatatatatatatatatgcgcATTGGGAGTGTTCTATTTAGATGTTATCCATTATTCACGTTGCCCTTGTCCAGACctaaaactattaataattcattttgttCTCTGAAAGTTAACTTTTAACATCTTTGAGTGGGACTCAGGGAGCATATGATTGTTTGGCTACTGATGCTCAGATTGAGAGAATCCTATTTACACATCAGGAGTTTTTCTGTCAAAGGTCTCGTAATATCCTACACTACCATCTAACACATTACACATGGAAATAATGGAGATAGTTCTCGGTTATCTTGTGGCTGTTGATTTGGACATGAATTTACACTGCTGAGGTGCAACTGTGTTATCTCTGTGTTGCTCTCTGCATAACGGTCCTTCCCCTCTGTGTGTACTTGTCTCATTCAGGTCTGATGTACCTTGGGGGCTACAGGCCTGTTTTAGAGCCCCTTCCCCACCACACCTCCAACAGCAATATCAACCTGGAGGAGCCGGGAGAAGAGGACAGGGACAGCCAGAGTCCTAAACATGCCCATTGTGGACCACTCATTGTGTAACAcattgaaacaaacacacacacacaaacacacacaaactgaaccTTTTACATCCAGAGTCAGCTTATTGTACCCTGCCATAGCGCTGTGTCGCTGGATACTGTCCTTGCTGAACAAGGAAACCCATCCTCACCTTTCTAAACATTTCCTGAATTGATTGTTGTTGCTGGCGCTGAAACTCTTTttgagtggaaagtggaggaaggaggaacGAACAGCACCTCCGTCGTATGTGCACTTTTATCTTACAGGAGTttccttgatttttttttctctgtgatcTAATTTGTTGTGGGAATGATAAGCCTACTgctacattattatttattaactataCGTCTAATGAGAGCTGTGTATTGTGAcactatattaaaaaaaaaacacatgctgctttcctttcccttcttttcctctcctctgcaaCCACCCAAACAGTCAGGGGCTACTGTGATCGGCAATCGGATTTATTACTAAtgtacttcttcttctctgttccaaactgtacattaaataaGTGGTCAGACACTACATCAAAGTCAGCACATCCTGGACTAGTTTACCCTACTGGACTAAACGTGCCGACTCTCCTCGTATCAGGGAGCTTTCGTCTCGACTTCGCATGCAGCTTTCAGCTCCTGCTGATCTTTTCCTCTCATTCCCGCCATGTTTTTCAAATACGACAACCTCTATTGAATGTGAAACCAGAAACAGTTGGACATGTAAGGGGGCGAACGAGCAGCCTAAATGAACAGAAATggactgggaaaaaaaaatcgTCTAGATTAAATGTGGAGCCTAAAGAAGGAGAATGTACGTGACATCTAAATCGTCACTTTAACTGGAATTGAACACAaagtgaactttttttttttgtgaactgGTTCTCTAAACACCCACACCCATTATGCCATCCTGTCCTTCTGCAGCTCCATGTTAGCATGCCAGTGTTATTGTAGTGCAACTGGAAGTCCACCAAGCAATAAAGATGCCAAAGCTGCATCTCCTCCTTTTGTGCAGCAGGAGGACACTCATTTACAGTCTAAACAATGTGTGAATCTATGTTTGCACTGGCCTGTTGTATTCAATTTCAGACATTTCAGTGtctttaattgttattttttattttaattataacaaCGTACAGTGAATTTGAAAATATTAACCTGAGATTTAGACCACACTGTGGTTAGCTGGCATTTTCTTAATCCTCGTATTCCCTGTTATTATCATCCCAACGAGCCCTTTTCTATTCATTTGTGAAGCTTTTAGTTGTTTTGGTGATTTATAACTCACCTATTGTTgctgttctctgtttctgtgttttattttgttgcaaaACACTGTGTTGTTTATTAGAATGTGGatgaaaatatgtgaaacatttgTAAAGGTTTACAAACTTGCACATATGCGTGCTCACAACTAACTAAAAAGGGACAATATCATCATTTTAATGCACTATTAGCTGTCTCCTAGACAACACACGTTGCGGTGCATGAGGCGCTAGTAGAGTAAGCATGTTAGTCTAGGCCAGCCTGCACCCACCTGTAGAATACTTGATGATGGATCACTGCACACATATAAAGCGGTACCATATCCTTCTGTAGTGTTACAAAAACGGTTCCAGGCACTCTGTTCCCTTGGCCCGAAATATCGAGGTCAAGACTGCTGCACTATTATAACCAAACTGCAAACAGTGATGTGATCACAGTCTGAATGTGTACACAAAGACAGTGTAATATCAAAGGAATGGTTCACAGAATCCGCAGGACCCCACTTTTCTAGAGATatgagtgaaaatgtaaaagataaCATCAAACAGACAATAAAGTTTTTGCAACTTATTGGTCTCTGAGTTGTTTGCTGTCTGTTAAAATAGGAATGATTCATTCATCAGTGCAGGGTTGTGTTTAGCTTTGTGTGtctgaacaaaaaaacagagctcctcacagttaaaataatttttcaaaCACTGGTATGCAACATATTCCCAGCAGAATTGTATATATGTAACCACATATTTGAGTAAATTCTCATGGGTCAAAACAGCCACCTTTCCCATGGATTGCATTGCATTTTgctgaaaatgtatttcaagattcaagattcaaaaaactttattaatcccagcgggaaattgttttgcctcattacagttgttctcaaaacagacagacagaaaggaaaccaccaccaggaaagatccaacaccgacataaatacacaacaacCAATAACAgttccaaaacaaaacaatttctttAGTTTcatatatactttatattttccattttccatcttCAATCTGCATACAAGCTACACAGTCTAAAGCCcttaattaaaattatttaagaataaaaattacttttttattataaattaacatGATAATGGtataaaggttttatttttattttgccgCTGTTTCAATTTCATTTCAGCGATTTACGGGCATTAATAAAACTTTTGTGGAAAAGGGATTTGCAATTAAAGCAAGAGTTGgaaaaaagtgaattaaaagGTCATCATTGAAGTGGcttactgtaaaaaagaaatgttttacataaataataaatcagctTTCATACTCAGGAGATGACAGTGAATGTATTGAGAGTGAGTGGGCTTTAATGGAAACAATGTCCATAATGTCATTACCACATTGTTTTGGTAATCAAGTTCTACTCTAATTCAATTTGATctcttgttgctgctgctgcagtcacatttaaagatttaacaCTAGTGTCAAATAAGTTTTCAGCGAGCTGTAAAGTCACATTATGTCtcatttcactgaaaacaatcaCCACCTGTCTCCAGAGTGAACTCTTGATGTATAGTTTAATCATCCTCCCTCTTCTGTAAACCAATTACAGCACTGACCCATGATGTCCCATGAGAGAGAGGTTTCCCATTACAGGCAGTGAAACACATCAGTTACACTGGGCAGTCCTCCTCAGATCAAATCAAAGAACAGGCACTGGAAGCTGCTCCAACACAAACGATCTCAGACTGCTGCAGATATGATTCCTGTTGCTTTCCTCATTTTAATCGTTTTTGCTGGTAagactttgtatttctttctacTTTCTGTTTCCAGCAGCTCTTGACTATAATACACTAATTATagcaaaacatgtttcagtAGTGTTAACACCTGTAACTCGTCCACTGGACACCTATCAGTAAATGCCAGTGCCTTAACAGATAATGAATGACAAGGCTAAATTATtaacacatatatgtatatttaaaaacaaaacatttctgtatATCTGCTTATTAATGCCTTGGATGCTGTATATCAGATTTTGCCATCATAATAGTATGATTATATCTAATATAGAAACTGCTTTGAGATGTGGTGTCTGTAAATGTTGTCACTGAGCTTTTTGTAATTGAGTATTTGCGCAAATCCTGAACCTAAAATGGTCAAATTACTGAATTAAATCTAAAAGTAACTTTTGattgtgatttgatttgttaatcAGTTGCTTTATTTGTCTGTCGTACAGATTACAGCATAACTGTGTGGCGTTATTTTAATCATAGAGGGATAAAAAAGGAGCACTTTAATGATATAATATGACTTCAGTTTTATATTGAGTTTTTGAGTATAACATATGAGTAGATACACTTAAACTTTTGTAGATAAACTTGAACTTGCTACTCAGTTTATGAACATGTTTACAACACACCATAATATGGTAGAAATACAGTATTAGCAGTTATAACTCCTCCTGTAAGTGGAGGCTAAACAAATgctaatataaaatatatcttaTGTTTATATTTGCTGGCAAATGCTATACATTGCCTAACACCTAGATGCTATTGTGTTGTAGTGTGTTCTAAACAATTTATTAAAGGTTTGTCACCAATCAAACGATACAACTTAATGCAGATTAGATTAAATATAAAGCAACAAACCAAAGCTCTAAACTACGAGGTTGTGTAAAATCCAGACAAATAAGTGTAACTGAAACCTGTATCAATGCAGATGTCGAGTCCTCTGAGAAAGTGTGCAGTTACCAGGATATTCTGAACCACCTGAACTTCACCCAAGAtaacagtgtgtttaaacacacCCGGCCCGTTCTGGACCACACACACCCCACCGTGGTGGAGCTGGACATCATCCTCTATGCCATCCTGGCCATGGTAGGTGCCACTGTTGTGTTGCAGTACGAATCACCTGTTAAATGCTGCCATGCAGGTGACGCTTGTGTGTTAATTTACAGattgagaaaacacaaaccttCACTCCTTTTGTCTGGGCAACAATGGTGAGTTTACCGTCTCTatagcatttttgttttaattgttttattgtcttccaACCTCAGTGGACACTTTTTTCATCTGAGTTACTACAGATATGGAACAATGAGCGAATCTCGTGGGATCCTACGCAGTTTTGCGGAATCACTAATTTTTCAGTTCCTAGAGACCTACTGTGGGAGCCAGATCTCTTCATCTACGAGATGTGAGCACAAAgttcagtttattaaaacagtAGATATGCAAAAACTAACCGCAATACAGGCTCCAAATGTATAGATAGAAACTATCTATAGGCCAGATGAGGTCCAGATGGATTGCATCTGTTtaataaatatcaaaatataaatatgtcttAGCTTATCATGGAGATTTGAAACAGGAGAAGTGAAATACTGCGTGGTCTAATACTCT from the Anabas testudineus chromosome 19, fAnaTes1.2, whole genome shotgun sequence genome contains:
- the rnf157 gene encoding E3 ubiquitin ligase RNF157 isoform X5, whose translation is MGALTSRQNIGVEEVDIPSNSVYRYPPKSGSYFASHFIMGGEKFDSTHPEGYLFGENTDLNFLGTRPVAFPYAAPPPQEPVKTLRSLINIRKDTLRLVRCSEDLKLPGDEAAGKNRACYNVEFIFDADTQVAITIYYQAIEEFHNGVPVYLPQDSSLQSETVHFKRGVCQQFCLPSHTVNLSEWADDELLFDMDKEIFPMVVQAVVDEGEEHLGHSHILLATFEKHMDGSYCVKPLKQKQVVDGVSYLLQEIYGIENKYNSQESKVADDEISDNSAECVVCLSDVRDTLILPCRHLCLCNACADTLRYQANCCPICRLPFRALLQIRAMRKKLSPLSPTSFNPVITSQTSDSEEHSTSEHIPPGYEAVSLLEALNGPLNTSAAPPALPSGPSHVSGALPPYSSEPHPAPARSLSPLDHSNSSQGLKLKKSGSKSLSQNSSVLPEEEDEKSCSESDPCRHKHTVDQQESGATPDSENLTLSSSGAIDQSSCTGTPLSSTIASPEDPVSSSLAQSVMSMASSHSQHSHISTDTMSSMSGSYLAGADGEPGGDDVEGEAPIESQEPLHQDGGFSKEPKEQNYSVAVEEQDLEGNDVTEEDCSSPSNGKDEESCPVHIED
- the rnf157 gene encoding E3 ubiquitin ligase RNF157 isoform X1 produces the protein MGALTSRQNIGVEEVDIPSNSVYRYPPKSGSYFASHFIMGGEKFDSTHPEGYLFGENTDLNFLGTRPVAFPYAAPPPQEPVKTLRSLINIRKDTLRLVRCSEDLKLPGDEAAGKNRACYNVEFIFDADTQVAITIYYQAIEEFHNGVPVYLPQDSSLQSETVHFKRGVCQQFCLPSHTVNLSEWADDELLFDMDKEIFPMVVQAVVDEGEEHLGHSHILLATFEKHMDGSYCVKPLKQKQVVDGVSYLLQEIYGIENKYNSQESKVADDEISDNSAECVVCLSDVRDTLILPCRHLCLCNACADTLRYQANCCPICRLPFRALLQIRAMRKKLSPLSPTSFNPVITSQTSDSEEHSTSEHIPPGYEAVSLLEALNGPLNTSAAPPALPSGPSHVSGALPPYSSEPHPAPARSLSPLDHSNSSQGLKLKKSGSKSLSQNSSVLPEEEDEKSCSESDPCRHKHTVDQQESGATPDSENLTLSSSGAIDQSSCTGTPLSSTIASPEDPVSSSLAQSVMSMASSHSQHSHISTDTMSSMSGSYLAGADGEPGGDDVEGEAPIESQEPLHQDGGFSKEPKEQNYSVAVEEQDLEGNDVTEEDCSSPSNGKGGRTRCPELANNNQGVALCDTPSLGLDNEQAPDSRFAGLMYLGGYRPVLEPLPHHTSNSNINLEEPGEEDRDSQSPKHAHCGPLIV
- the rnf157 gene encoding E3 ubiquitin ligase RNF157 isoform X4, with product MGGEKFDSTHPEGYLFGENTDLNFLGTRPVAFPYAAPPPQEPVKTLRSLINIRKDTLRLVRCSEDLKLPGDEAAGKNRACYNVEFIFDADTQVAITIYYQAIEEFHNGVPVYLPQDSSLQSETVHFKRGVCQQFCLPSHTVNLSEWADDELLFDMDKEIFPMVVQAVVDEGEEHLGHSHILLATFEKHMDGSYCVKPLKQKQVVDGVSYLLQEIYGIENKYNSQESKVADDEISDNSAECVVCLSDVRDTLILPCRHLCLCNACADTLRYQANCCPICRLPFRALLQIRAMRKKLSPLSPTSFNPVITSQTSDSEEHSTSEHIPPGYEAVSLLEALNGPLNTSAAPPALPSGPSHVSGALPPYSSEPHPAPARSLSPLDHSNSSQGLKLKKSGSKSLSQNSSVLPEEEDEKSCSESDPCRHKHTVDQQESGATPDSENLTLSSSGAIDQSSCTGTPLSSTIASPEDPVSSSLAQSVMSMASSHSQHSHISTDTMSSMSGSYLAGADGEPGGDDVEGEAPIESQEPLHQDGGFSKEPKEQNYSVAVEEQDLEGNDVTEEDCSSPSNGKGGRTRCPELANNNQGVALCDTPSLGLDNEQAPDSRFAGLMYLGGYRPVLEPLPHHTSNSNINLEEPGEEDRDSQSPKHAHCGPLIV
- the rnf157 gene encoding E3 ubiquitin ligase RNF157 isoform X2 — protein: MGALTSRQNIGVEEVDIPSNSVYRYPPKSGSYFASHFIMGGEKFDSTHPEGYLFGENTDLNFLGTRPVAFPYAAPPPQEPVKTLRSLINIRKDTLRLVRCSEDLKLPGDEAAGKNRACYNVEFIFDADTQVAITIYYQAIEEFHNGVPVYLPQDSSLQSETVHFKRGVCQQFCLPSHTVNLSEWADDELLFDMDKEIFPMVVQAVVDEGEEHLGHSHILLATFEKHMDGSYCVKPLKQKQVVDGVSYLLQEIYGIENKYNSQESKVADDEISDNSAECVVCLSDVRDTLILPCRHLCLCNACADTLRYQANCCPICRLPFRALLQIRAMRKKLSPLSPTSFNPVITSQTSDSEEHSTSEHIPPGYEAVSLLEALNGPLNTSAAPPALPSGPSHVSGALPPYSSEPHPAPARSLSPLDHSNSSQGLKLKKSGSKSLSQNSSVLPEEEDEKSCSESDPCRHKHTVDQQESGATPDSENLTLSSSGAIDQSSCTGTPLSSTIASPEDPVSSSLAQSVMSMASSHSQHSHISTDTMSSMSGSYLAGADGEPGGDDVEGEAPIESQEPLHQDGGFSKEPKEQNYSVAVEEQDLEGNDVTEEDCSSPSNGKGLMYLGGYRPVLEPLPHHTSNSNINLEEPGEEDRDSQSPKHAHCGPLIV
- the rnf157 gene encoding E3 ubiquitin ligase RNF157 isoform X3, whose product is MGALTSRQNIGVEEVDIPSNSVYRYPPKSGSYFASHFIMGGEKFDSTHPEGYLFGENTDLNFLGTRPVAFPYAAPPPQEPVKTLRSLINIRKDTLRLVRCSEDLKLPGDEAAGKNRACYNVEFIFDADTQVAITIYYQAIEEFHNGVPVYLPQDSSLQSETVHFKRGVCQQFCLPSHTVNLSEWADDELLFDMDKEIFPMVVQAVVDEGEEHLGHSHILLATFEKHMDGSYCVKPLKQKQVVDGVSYLLQEIYGIENKYNSQESKVADDEISDNSAECVVCLSDVRDTLILPCRHLCLCNACADTLRYQANCCPICRLPFRALLQIRAMRKKLSPLSPTSFNPVITSQTSDSEEHSTSEHIPPGYEAVSLLEALNGPLNTSAAPPALPSGPSHVSGALPPYSSEPHPAPARSLSPLDHSNSSQGLKLKKSGSKSLSQNSSVLPEEEDEKSCSESDPCRHKHTVDQQESGATPDSENLTLSSSGAIDQSSCTGTPLSSTIASPEDPVSSSLAQSVMSMASSHSQHSHISTDTMSSMSGSYLAGADGEPGGDDVEGEAPIESQEPLHQDGGFSKEPKEQNYSVAVEEQDLEGNDVTEEDCSSPSNGKGGRTRCPELANNNQGVALCDTPSLGLDNEQAPDSRFADEESCPVHIED